Proteins from a genomic interval of Sphingomonas sp. Y38-1Y:
- the parE gene encoding DNA topoisomerase IV subunit B, which translates to MSDDDLFAAPTPSTATDYTAASIEVLEGLEPVRRRPGMYIGGTDERALHHLAAEVLDNAMDEAVAGHATRIEITLAEGNRLTIVDNGRGMPVDPHPRFPDKSALEVILSMLHSGGKFSGKAYATSGGLHGVGVSVVNALSVDTVIEVARDRQLYRQRFSQGQTLGPLEHLGGTPNRRGTSVSFTPDFEIFGPEMHFKPARLYKLARSKAYLFAGVEIRWRCAPSLASEDVPAEAVFQFPGGLGDHLKEQIGARECATADFFTGAQSFADEQGRVEWAVAWPLWSDGSYSWYCNTIPTPDGGTHEQGLRQALVRGLRAFGELVGQKKAKDLTPDDVMVGSELMLSVFIREPQFQSQTKDRLTSPEAASLVEKAVRDHFDHFLSDRMDRGKALLGYVLERMDERLKRKAEREVKRKTATSARKLRLPGKLTDCAADSPEGTELFIVEGDSAGGSAKQARDRKTQAILPIRGKILNVASATSAKILANQEIADLIQALGCGTRKDCLPDNLRYERIVIMTDADVDGAHIATLLMTFFFQEMPELVRRGHLYLAQPPLYRLTVGAKSLYARDDAHRAEIERTAFRGKKVDVARFKGLGEMNPGQLRETTMHPSTRSLIRITLPQEYEERSGVKDLVDRLMGNNPAHRFAFIQENAARLEVEELDA; encoded by the coding sequence ATGTCCGACGACGACCTGTTCGCGGCGCCGACGCCGTCCACCGCCACCGACTATACCGCCGCCTCGATCGAGGTGCTGGAGGGGCTGGAGCCCGTCCGCCGCCGGCCCGGCATGTATATCGGCGGGACCGACGAGCGCGCGCTCCACCACCTCGCCGCCGAAGTGCTGGACAATGCGATGGACGAGGCGGTGGCGGGGCACGCCACCCGGATCGAGATCACGCTGGCCGAGGGCAATCGCCTGACCATCGTCGACAACGGCCGCGGCATGCCCGTCGACCCGCACCCGCGCTTTCCCGACAAGTCGGCGCTGGAGGTCATCCTGTCGATGCTCCATTCGGGCGGCAAGTTCTCGGGCAAGGCCTATGCGACGTCGGGAGGCCTTCACGGCGTCGGCGTCAGCGTCGTCAACGCGCTGTCGGTCGACACGGTGATCGAGGTGGCGCGCGACCGCCAACTCTATCGGCAGCGGTTCAGCCAAGGCCAGACGCTCGGCCCGCTGGAGCATCTGGGCGGCACGCCCAACCGGCGCGGTACCTCCGTCAGCTTCACCCCCGATTTCGAGATCTTCGGGCCGGAAATGCACTTCAAGCCCGCACGCCTCTACAAGCTGGCGCGGTCAAAGGCGTATCTGTTCGCGGGCGTCGAGATCCGCTGGCGCTGTGCGCCGAGCCTGGCGAGCGAGGACGTGCCGGCCGAGGCGGTGTTCCAGTTTCCCGGCGGCCTTGGCGATCATCTCAAGGAACAGATCGGCGCGCGCGAGTGCGCGACCGCCGATTTCTTCACCGGCGCGCAGTCGTTCGCCGACGAGCAGGGCCGCGTCGAATGGGCGGTCGCCTGGCCACTCTGGAGCGACGGATCGTACAGCTGGTACTGCAACACCATCCCGACGCCAGACGGCGGCACCCACGAACAGGGCCTCCGCCAGGCGCTGGTGCGTGGCCTTCGCGCCTTTGGCGAACTGGTGGGTCAGAAGAAGGCCAAGGACCTGACGCCCGACGACGTGATGGTAGGGTCCGAGCTGATGCTCTCGGTCTTCATCCGCGAACCGCAGTTCCAGAGCCAGACCAAGGACCGGCTGACCAGCCCGGAAGCCGCCAGCCTGGTCGAGAAGGCGGTGCGCGACCATTTCGATCATTTCCTGTCCGACCGCATGGACCGCGGCAAGGCGCTGCTCGGCTATGTCCTCGAACGGATGGACGAGCGGCTGAAGCGCAAGGCCGAGCGCGAGGTGAAGCGCAAGACCGCGACCTCCGCCCGCAAGCTGCGCCTCCCCGGCAAGCTCACCGACTGTGCCGCCGACAGTCCGGAGGGCACCGAATTGTTCATCGTCGAGGGCGACTCGGCCGGCGGCAGCGCCAAGCAGGCGCGGGATCGCAAGACGCAGGCGATCCTGCCGATCCGCGGCAAGATCCTGAACGTGGCGAGCGCGACCAGCGCCAAGATCCTCGCCAATCAGGAGATCGCCGACCTGATCCAGGCATTGGGCTGCGGCACGCGCAAGGACTGCCTGCCCGACAATCTTCGCTACGAACGCATCGTCATCATGACCGACGCCGATGTCGACGGCGCGCATATCGCGACGCTGCTCATGACGTTCTTCTTCCAGGAGATGCCCGAGCTCGTGCGGCGGGGGCACCTCTATCTGGCGCAGCCGCCGCTCTATCGGCTGACGGTGGGGGCCAAGTCGCTGTACGCCCGCGACGACGCGCACCGTGCCGAGATCGAGCGGACGGCGTTCCGCGGCAAGAAGGTGGACGTCGCGCGCTTCAAGGGACTGGGCGAGATGAATCCGGGGCAGCTTCGCGAGACGACGATGCACCCCTCGACACGCAGCCTGATCCGTATCACCCTGCCGCAGGAATATGAGGAGCGGTCGGGCGTGAAGGATCTGGTCGACCGGCTGATGGGCAACAATCCCGCACACCGGTTCGCCTTCATCCAGGAGAACGCCGCCCGGCTGGAGGTGGAGGAACTCGATGCATAA
- a CDS encoding ATP-binding protein produces the protein MTDPLVRIADALDRLAPPPPADADPLAHPAYVWDGTGLRAVRAFAPQPLDRLKGIDRNKAVLLANFTRLADGVAAQDALLWGARGTGKSALVKGVVGALQAEGQAIALIEVVTDRLDTLPRLFARIADAPRAFAIFLDDLGFDAAGEARALRSLLEGGAEARPANARIVVTSNRRHLMPRDIAEQDSAINPRDVIDDQLALADRFGLSLGFHALDQDGYLAIVAGYAAALGLTFEPADAIQWATQRGSRSGRVAWHYVTELAGRAGKPV, from the coding sequence ATGACCGACCCACTTGTCCGCATCGCCGACGCGCTCGACCGGCTGGCCCCGCCCCCGCCCGCCGATGCCGACCCGCTGGCGCACCCCGCTTATGTCTGGGACGGCACGGGCCTGCGCGCCGTCCGTGCCTTCGCGCCGCAACCGCTCGACCGGCTGAAGGGCATCGACCGCAACAAGGCGGTGCTGCTCGCCAATTTCACGCGGCTCGCGGACGGCGTCGCGGCGCAGGACGCGCTGCTCTGGGGCGCACGCGGCACCGGCAAGTCGGCGCTGGTCAAGGGCGTCGTCGGCGCGCTCCAGGCCGAGGGCCAGGCGATCGCGTTGATCGAGGTCGTCACCGACCGCCTCGACACCCTCCCCCGCCTCTTCGCGCGCATCGCCGACGCGCCCCGTGCGTTCGCGATCTTCCTCGACGATCTCGGCTTCGATGCCGCGGGCGAGGCGCGCGCGCTGCGCTCGCTGCTGGAGGGCGGGGCCGAAGCACGGCCCGCCAATGCGCGGATCGTCGTCACCTCCAACCGCCGCCACCTGATGCCGCGCGACATCGCCGAGCAGGACAGCGCTATCAATCCGCGCGACGTCATCGACGACCAGCTCGCGCTCGCCGACCGCTTCGGCCTGAGCCTCGGCTTCCACGCGCTCGATCAGGACGGCTATCTCGCGATCGTCGCAGGCTATGCCGCCGCGCTCGGCCTGACCTTCGAACCCGCCGACGCGATCCAGTGGGCGACGCAACGCGGCAGCCGCTCCGGCCGCGTCGCCTGGCACTACGTCACCGAACTCGCCGGCCGCGCGGGAAAGCCAGTCTGA
- the dmeF gene encoding CDF family Co(II)/Ni(II) efflux transporter DmeF, producing MPPHSGHHHHHGHSHAPAATAATRDAGHPCSRTHEYLGDAHEANARRTVWVVWLTAVTMVAEIAAGYWTGSMALLADGFHMATHAGALGVAALAYRYARVHARDPSYTFGTGKVGDLAGFASALVLALFAIGIGVESIRRIVEPGTVAFGEATLVAVIGLAVNIASVALLGVGHDHGHGHDHAHAHDNNLRSAYFHVLADALTSVLAIAALLAGAYLGWVWLDSVVGVLGAIVIARWSWGLMVDTSRVLLDRADPGLADTIRGAVEAPGDARIVDLHVWRVGPQAHAVIVEAEGMASAGTIRARLASVPAIAHLTVAEHS from the coding sequence ATGCCGCCGCATTCGGGTCATCACCATCATCACGGCCACAGCCATGCGCCCGCCGCCACCGCGGCGACGCGCGACGCCGGCCATCCCTGCTCGCGTACCCACGAATATCTGGGCGACGCGCATGAGGCGAATGCCCGCCGCACGGTCTGGGTCGTCTGGCTGACCGCGGTGACGATGGTGGCGGAGATCGCCGCGGGCTACTGGACCGGGTCGATGGCGCTGCTCGCCGACGGCTTCCACATGGCGACGCATGCCGGCGCGCTCGGCGTCGCGGCGCTCGCCTATCGCTATGCCCGCGTCCATGCCCGCGACCCGAGCTATACCTTCGGCACGGGCAAGGTCGGCGACCTCGCCGGCTTCGCCTCCGCGCTCGTACTCGCGCTGTTCGCGATCGGCATCGGCGTCGAGAGCATCCGCCGCATCGTCGAACCCGGCACCGTCGCGTTCGGCGAAGCGACGTTGGTCGCGGTGATCGGCCTCGCCGTCAACATCGCCAGCGTCGCGCTGCTCGGCGTCGGTCACGATCATGGACACGGTCACGACCACGCCCATGCGCACGACAACAACCTGCGCTCCGCCTATTTCCATGTCCTTGCCGACGCGCTCACCTCGGTCCTGGCGATCGCGGCGCTGCTGGCGGGGGCGTATCTCGGCTGGGTGTGGCTCGACTCGGTGGTCGGCGTGCTGGGCGCGATCGTCATCGCGCGCTGGTCGTGGGGCCTGATGGTCGACACCTCGCGCGTCCTCCTCGACCGCGCCGACCCGGGGCTCGCCGACACGATCCGCGGCGCGGTGGAAGCGCCGGGTGACGCGCGGATCGTCGACCTCCACGTCTGGCGTGTCGGGCCGCAAGCGCACGCGGTGATCGTGGAGGCCGAAGGAATGGCGAGCGCTGGCACGATCCGCGCTCGCCTGGCCTCTGTGCCTGCTATCGCGCATCTGACGGTCGCCGAACACAGCTGA
- a CDS encoding metal/formaldehyde-sensitive transcriptional repressor: MAHLHQDSSKLLARVRRIAGQVAAIERAVDAGAPCAETLHLAAAVRGAVAGLMDELVEEHLREHVAADGLSPEQRAAGADELATVLRRHFR; the protein is encoded by the coding sequence ATGGCTCATCTTCATCAGGACTCGTCCAAGCTGCTCGCGCGCGTCCGCCGGATCGCCGGGCAGGTCGCAGCGATCGAGCGCGCGGTCGATGCCGGCGCTCCCTGTGCCGAGACGCTCCACCTGGCCGCCGCCGTCCGCGGCGCGGTCGCCGGGCTGATGGACGAACTCGTCGAGGAGCATCTGCGCGAGCATGTCGCCGCCGACGGCCTCTCCCCCGAACAGCGCGCCGCGGGCGCCGACGAGCTGGCGACGGTGCTCCGCCGCCACTTCCGCTAA
- a CDS encoding vgr related protein yields MRGRPLTAGEIALAREMFGDAIDYGQVGVENRKWAFFQPRGTVMAPTGSIHFHPKGGLYCDDFSCVHPDAQGLFIHEMTHIWQHQQGIFLPLKRHPFCRYDYSLRPGWRLSRYGLEQQAEIVRHVFLLRRNRLVPGAPPLDQYRGILPFGPA; encoded by the coding sequence GTGAGGGGTCGCCCGCTCACCGCCGGCGAGATCGCGCTCGCTCGCGAAATGTTCGGCGACGCGATCGATTATGGCCAGGTCGGCGTCGAGAACCGGAAGTGGGCATTCTTTCAGCCGCGTGGCACCGTGATGGCACCCACGGGCTCGATCCACTTCCATCCCAAGGGCGGGCTCTACTGCGACGATTTCTCCTGCGTGCACCCCGACGCGCAGGGGCTGTTCATCCATGAGATGACCCATATCTGGCAGCATCAGCAGGGCATCTTCCTGCCGCTCAAGCGCCATCCCTTCTGCCGCTACGACTACAGCCTCAGGCCCGGATGGCGGCTGTCGCGCTATGGTCTCGAGCAGCAGGCCGAGATCGTCCGCCACGTCTTTCTCCTGCGCCGCAACCGGCTGGTGCCGGGCGCCCCGCCGCTCGACCAGTATCGCGGGATCCTGCCGTTCGGGCCTGCTTGA
- a CDS encoding copper chaperone PCu(A)C: MRLSFLAVAGAALLAGCGGGADAPTATGAWIRLPAVPGRPAAAYVAIRGGDQDVRLTSLRIPAARLVELHRTSSAGGVMSMAPVDAIDVPAGATVALSPGGDHAMLFDLDPALKAGGTTRVTLMFDKAPPIELDAKLAAPGTAGPP; this comes from the coding sequence ATGCGATTGAGCTTTTTGGCGGTAGCGGGCGCGGCGCTGCTGGCCGGGTGCGGCGGCGGCGCGGACGCGCCCACCGCGACGGGCGCCTGGATCCGCCTTCCCGCCGTTCCTGGCCGTCCCGCCGCCGCCTATGTCGCGATCCGCGGCGGCGATCAGGACGTGCGGCTGACCTCGCTGCGCATCCCCGCCGCGCGGCTGGTCGAGCTGCATCGGACCTCGTCGGCGGGCGGCGTCATGTCGATGGCGCCGGTCGATGCGATCGACGTGCCCGCGGGCGCCACGGTGGCGCTATCGCCGGGCGGCGATCATGCGATGCTGTTCGACCTCGACCCGGCGCTCAAGGCCGGGGGCACGACGCGCGTCACGCTGATGTTCGACAAGGCGCCGCCGATCGAGCTCGACGCCAAGCTCGCCGCGCCGGGCACCGCCGGCCCGCCATGA
- the dnaK gene encoding molecular chaperone DnaK yields the protein MAKVIGIDLGTTNSCVAVMEGGKPKVIENAEGARTTPSIVAFAKDGERLIGQPAKRQAVTNPDNTIFAVKRLIGRRFDDPVTRKDTELVPYTIARGPNGDAWVTAGGQDYSPSQISAFTLQKMKETAEAYLGETVSQAVITVPAYFNDAQRQATKDAGKIAGLEVLRIINEPTAAALAYGLDKNENKTIAVYDLGGGTFDISILEVGDGVFEVKSTNGDTFLGGEDFDAKLVQYLANEFQKAEGIDLTKDKLALQRLKEAAEKAKIELSSAQTTEVNLPFITADQNGPKHLVKSISRADLERLVDDLIQRTLEPLKKAMADAGVKNEGIDEVVLVGGMTRMPKVRDVVKSFFGGKEPHTGVNPDEVVAIGAAIQAGVLQGDVKDVLLLDVTPLSLGIETLGGVFTRMIDRNTTIPTKKSQVYSTADDNQGAVTIRVFQGEREMAADNKMLGQFDLVGIPPAPRGVPQIEVTFDIDANGIVNVSAKDKGTGKEQQIRIQASGGLSDSDIEGMVRDAEKFAEEDKKRRAAAEAKNNAESLIHTTERQLADNGEKVDASLKSEIEGKIAEAKAAVEGGDADAMQAKTQELAQVAMKLGQAIYEKQQASEASPGGDQANKADDDVVDAEFSEVDDSQKA from the coding sequence ATGGCTAAAGTAATCGGTATCGATCTCGGCACGACCAACAGCTGCGTGGCAGTGATGGAGGGCGGCAAGCCCAAGGTGATCGAGAATGCTGAGGGCGCACGTACGACGCCTTCGATCGTCGCCTTTGCCAAGGATGGCGAGCGACTGATCGGCCAGCCGGCCAAGCGCCAGGCGGTCACCAATCCCGACAACACGATCTTTGCGGTCAAGCGCCTGATCGGCCGCCGCTTCGACGATCCCGTGACGCGCAAGGACACCGAGCTGGTGCCCTATACGATCGCGCGCGGTCCGAACGGCGATGCGTGGGTGACCGCGGGCGGCCAGGATTATTCGCCGTCGCAGATCAGCGCCTTCACGCTTCAGAAGATGAAGGAAACCGCCGAGGCGTATCTGGGCGAGACGGTCAGCCAGGCGGTCATCACCGTCCCGGCATACTTCAACGACGCCCAGCGTCAGGCGACCAAGGACGCGGGCAAGATCGCGGGCCTGGAAGTGCTGCGCATCATCAACGAGCCCACGGCGGCGGCGCTCGCCTATGGCCTCGACAAGAACGAGAACAAGACGATCGCGGTCTATGACCTGGGTGGCGGTACGTTCGACATCTCGATCCTGGAGGTCGGCGACGGCGTCTTCGAGGTGAAGTCGACCAACGGCGACACCTTCCTGGGCGGCGAGGATTTCGACGCCAAGCTCGTCCAGTATCTCGCCAACGAGTTCCAGAAGGCCGAGGGCATCGACCTCACCAAGGACAAGCTGGCGCTCCAGCGCCTGAAGGAAGCGGCCGAGAAGGCGAAGATCGAGCTCTCGTCGGCGCAGACGACCGAGGTCAACCTGCCCTTCATCACCGCCGATCAGAACGGGCCGAAGCACCTGGTCAAGTCGATCAGCCGTGCCGACCTGGAGCGTCTGGTCGACGACCTGATCCAGCGCACGCTGGAGCCGCTCAAGAAGGCGATGGCCGACGCCGGCGTCAAGAACGAGGGTATCGATGAGGTCGTGCTCGTCGGCGGCATGACGCGCATGCCCAAGGTGCGCGACGTCGTGAAATCGTTCTTCGGCGGCAAGGAGCCGCACACCGGCGTCAACCCCGACGAGGTGGTGGCGATCGGCGCAGCGATCCAGGCGGGCGTCCTTCAGGGCGACGTCAAGGACGTGCTGCTGCTCGACGTGACCCCGCTGTCGCTGGGCATCGAGACGCTGGGCGGCGTGTTCACGCGCATGATCGATCGCAACACGACGATCCCGACCAAGAAGAGCCAGGTCTACTCGACCGCCGACGACAACCAGGGCGCCGTGACAATCCGCGTGTTCCAGGGCGAGCGCGAGATGGCCGCGGACAACAAGATGCTGGGCCAGTTCGACCTGGTCGGCATCCCGCCCGCGCCGCGCGGCGTGCCGCAGATCGAAGTCACGTTCGACATCGACGCGAACGGCATCGTCAACGTGTCCGCCAAGGACAAGGGCACGGGCAAGGAGCAGCAGATCCGCATCCAGGCGTCGGGCGGTCTGTCGGACAGCGACATCGAGGGCATGGTCCGCGATGCCGAGAAGTTCGCCGAGGAGGACAAGAAGCGCCGTGCGGCGGCCGAGGCGAAGAACAACGCCGAGAGCCTGATCCACACGACCGAGCGCCAGCTTGCCGACAATGGCGAAAAGGTCGACGCGTCGCTCAAGTCCGAGATCGAGGGCAAGATCGCCGAGGCGAAGGCCGCGGTCGAGGGCGGCGATGCCGATGCGATGCAGGCCAAGACCCAGGAGCTGGCGCAGGTCGCCATGAAGCTGGGCCAGGCCATCTATGAGAAGCAGCAGGCGAGCGAAGCCTCGCCTGGCGGCGATCAGGCGAACAAGGCCGACGACGACGTCGTCGATGCCGAGTTCTCCGAGGTGGACGACAGCCAGAAGGCGTAA
- the dnaJ gene encoding molecular chaperone DnaJ has protein sequence MTTEVDFYELLGCARDADGATLKSAYRKLAIQYHPDKNGGCKDHEAKFKAISEAYDVLKDPQKRAAYDRYGHAAFRSGAGGGGGGQADFSGFSDIFESVFGEFMGGQRGGRQPRRGADLRYDLEISLEDAFHGKQTEITVDVSGTCDTCAGSGAKPGTMARTCGTCGGAGKVRAQQGFFVVERTCPTCMGAGETIADPCGTCRGDGRIDKTKTLSVNVPPGVDEGTRIRLTGEGEAGPRGAPPGDLYIFLHVARHAVFTREGTTLHARAPVSFATAALGGEFRVEGPDGVEQVIRIAPGTPSGREIRQRGAGMPVLQGRGRGDMVVHVEVQVPTKLTPRQRELLEALREVEGEIVAEDDAGFFSKMKAAFGG, from the coding sequence ATGACCACCGAAGTTGATTTCTACGAACTGCTCGGCTGCGCTCGCGACGCCGACGGCGCGACGCTCAAGTCCGCCTATCGCAAGCTTGCCATCCAGTATCACCCCGACAAGAACGGGGGCTGCAAGGATCACGAGGCCAAGTTCAAGGCGATCAGCGAAGCCTATGACGTCCTGAAGGACCCGCAGAAGCGCGCCGCCTATGACCGCTATGGCCATGCCGCGTTTCGCAGCGGTGCGGGCGGCGGCGGTGGCGGGCAGGCCGACTTCTCCGGCTTTTCCGACATTTTCGAAAGCGTGTTCGGCGAGTTCATGGGCGGCCAGCGCGGCGGGCGCCAGCCGCGCCGCGGCGCCGACCTGCGCTACGATCTCGAGATCAGCCTGGAGGACGCGTTCCACGGCAAGCAGACCGAGATCACGGTCGACGTCTCCGGCACGTGCGACACCTGCGCGGGCAGCGGGGCGAAGCCCGGCACGATGGCGCGCACCTGTGGCACGTGCGGCGGCGCGGGCAAGGTTCGCGCGCAGCAGGGCTTCTTCGTCGTCGAGCGGACCTGCCCGACCTGCATGGGCGCGGGTGAGACGATCGCCGATCCGTGCGGCACCTGCCGCGGCGACGGACGCATCGACAAGACCAAGACGCTGTCGGTCAACGTGCCGCCGGGCGTCGACGAGGGCACGCGCATCCGCCTGACCGGCGAGGGCGAGGCGGGGCCGCGCGGGGCGCCGCCGGGCGATCTCTACATCTTCCTCCACGTCGCGCGGCATGCGGTGTTCACGCGCGAGGGCACGACGCTCCATGCGCGCGCGCCCGTCAGCTTCGCGACCGCGGCGCTGGGCGGAGAGTTCCGCGTCGAGGGGCCGGATGGCGTCGAGCAGGTCATCCGCATCGCGCCCGGCACCCCCTCCGGCCGCGAGATCCGCCAGCGCGGCGCCGGCATGCCCGTGCTGCAAGGCCGTGGCCGCGGCGACATGGTCGTCCATGTCGAGGTGCAGGTCCCGACCAAGCTGACCCCGCGCCAGCGCGAACTCCTCGAAGCGCTGCGCGAAGTCGAGGGCGAGATCGTCGCCGAGGACGATGCCGGCTTCTTCTCGAAGATGAAGGCCGCGTTCGGGGGCTGA
- a CDS encoding HWE histidine kinase domain-containing protein has translation MQEVVPVDLGNCDREPIHLLGAIQPFGFLVALSSDWIVRRASANLAEFIGIDAEGALGAAAIELFGEDAVHLLRNRMTLLRGADAVERVFGVAIASGRRFDFALHVSGADIIVEGEPSDDVGVGDTASTIRAMIGRLDATDSLPAFFREGARQVRALTGFDRVMVYRFDGDGSGTVVAEAVRGGIGSFMDLRYPASDIPRQARALYLRTPFRIIADIEAAPSPILPPLDERGEPVDLSLSVLRSVSPIHVEYLSNMGVGASLSISIIVEGKLWGLFACHHYGPRRPGFERRSIAELFGQMFAFKLESRERKTMAAYEIAARAASDRLLAAIAGNAQLLDNPDYLGEMLATTIACDGVAIWLDGRVATSGRTPPPEAIPVIARRLNAMTPGHIFATDHLSGVLPQAEAWSDRGAGLLALPLSRTPRDYVMLFREERVRAVTWGGDPHKPATWGPNGARLSPRKSFEAWREEVRGRSEPFNEAELRVAEMLRASLIEVVLRLSDDAQEERRRAAERQELLIAELNHRVRNILSLIRGLVRQSRDPQADSETYMRMLEGRIEALARAHDQITQDNWSPAPLKRLIETEAAAYLGGRASRLQLTGEPALLSPQAFSTLALVLHELMTNSAKYGALSDNGTVAIEWHTDGMGDLLIEWRERGGPPVQAPTRQGFGTTIIQRSVPYDLGGRAAVRYALGGLEVDLLIPSRHVSIGADAGAPQHTLPAPDPRDTAVSDSTQTIDGVALLVEDSLIIAMDAEDILTSLGATRVVTANSVQQAMDELEREPVTVAVLDFNLGSETSLPVAAELARRGIPFVFATGYGEQLVLPDELEDRSVLQKPYTALNMRRMLADALGTAKA, from the coding sequence ATGCAGGAAGTCGTCCCGGTCGATCTTGGCAATTGTGATCGCGAACCGATCCACTTGCTCGGCGCGATCCAACCCTTTGGTTTTCTGGTCGCGCTCTCCTCCGACTGGATCGTTCGCCGCGCCAGCGCCAACCTCGCCGAGTTCATCGGCATCGATGCCGAAGGGGCCCTCGGCGCCGCCGCGATCGAACTGTTCGGCGAAGACGCGGTCCACCTGCTGCGCAACCGCATGACCCTGCTGCGCGGCGCGGACGCGGTCGAGCGCGTGTTCGGCGTCGCGATCGCCAGCGGGCGCCGCTTCGACTTCGCGCTCCATGTCTCGGGCGCGGACATCATCGTCGAGGGTGAGCCGAGCGACGATGTCGGCGTCGGCGACACCGCAAGCACGATCCGCGCGATGATCGGCCGGCTCGACGCCACCGACAGCCTTCCCGCCTTCTTTCGCGAGGGCGCACGCCAGGTCCGCGCGCTGACCGGCTTCGACCGGGTCATGGTCTATCGCTTCGACGGCGACGGCAGCGGCACCGTGGTGGCGGAGGCGGTGCGCGGCGGCATCGGCAGCTTCATGGACCTGCGCTATCCCGCGTCGGACATCCCGCGCCAGGCGCGCGCGCTCTACCTGCGCACGCCGTTCCGCATCATCGCCGATATCGAAGCGGCGCCGTCGCCGATCCTCCCCCCGCTGGACGAGCGCGGCGAGCCCGTCGACCTGTCGCTGTCGGTGCTCCGCTCGGTCAGCCCGATCCATGTCGAATATCTGTCGAACATGGGCGTCGGCGCTTCGCTGTCGATCTCGATCATCGTCGAGGGCAAGCTGTGGGGGCTGTTCGCCTGCCACCATTACGGCCCGCGCCGGCCCGGGTTCGAACGCCGCTCGATCGCCGAGCTCTTCGGCCAGATGTTCGCCTTCAAGCTCGAAAGCCGCGAACGCAAGACGATGGCGGCGTACGAAATCGCCGCGCGCGCCGCGTCCGACCGGCTGCTCGCCGCGATCGCGGGCAATGCGCAGCTGCTCGACAACCCCGATTATCTGGGTGAGATGCTGGCGACGACGATCGCCTGCGACGGCGTCGCGATCTGGCTCGACGGGCGGGTGGCTACCTCCGGCCGCACCCCGCCGCCCGAGGCGATCCCGGTGATCGCCCGCCGTTTGAACGCGATGACCCCAGGGCACATCTTCGCCACCGACCATCTCTCGGGCGTGCTGCCTCAGGCCGAGGCCTGGTCCGATCGCGGCGCCGGGCTGCTAGCCCTCCCCCTGTCGCGGACGCCGCGCGATTACGTGATGCTGTTCCGCGAAGAACGCGTGCGCGCGGTCACCTGGGGCGGCGATCCGCACAAGCCGGCGACCTGGGGCCCCAACGGCGCGCGCCTCTCTCCCCGCAAGAGCTTCGAGGCATGGCGCGAGGAAGTGCGCGGCCGCTCCGAACCCTTCAACGAGGCGGAGCTGCGCGTTGCCGAGATGCTGCGCGCCTCGCTGATCGAGGTGGTGCTGCGTCTATCCGACGATGCGCAGGAAGAGCGGCGGCGCGCGGCGGAGCGGCAGGAATTGCTGATCGCCGAACTCAACCACCGCGTCCGCAACATCCTGTCGCTGATCCGCGGCCTCGTGCGCCAGTCGCGCGACCCGCAGGCGGACAGCGAGACCTATATGCGGATGCTGGAGGGGCGGATCGAGGCGCTGGCCCGCGCGCATGACCAGATCACGCAGGACAATTGGTCCCCGGCGCCCTTGAAGCGCCTGATTGAGACCGAGGCGGCGGCGTATCTCGGCGGCCGTGCCTCACGCCTCCAGCTCACCGGCGAGCCCGCGCTGCTCAGCCCGCAGGCCTTCTCGACGCTGGCGCTGGTGCTGCACGAGCTGATGACCAACTCGGCCAAGTACGGCGCGCTGTCGGACAACGGAACCGTCGCGATCGAGTGGCATACCGACGGCATGGGTGACCTGTTGATCGAGTGGCGCGAGCGCGGCGGCCCGCCGGTCCAGGCACCGACACGTCAGGGCTTCGGCACGACGATCATCCAGCGATCGGTCCCCTACGATCTCGGTGGGCGCGCGGCGGTGCGCTATGCGCTCGGCGGGCTCGAGGTCGACCTGCTCATCCCGTCGCGCCATGTCAGCATCGGCGCCGATGCCGGCGCGCCGCAGCACACGCTTCCTGCGCCCGACCCCCGCGACACTGCGGTCAGCGACTCCACCCAGACGATCGACGGCGTCGCGCTGCTGGTCGAGGACAGCCTCATCATCGCGATGGACGCGGAGGATATTCTCACCTCGCTGGGCGCCACCCGGGTCGTCACCGCCAACAGCGTCCAGCAGGCGATGGACGAGCTGGAGCGTGAGCCGGTGACGGTGGCGGTGCTCGACTTCAACCTGGGGTCGGAAACGAGCCTGCCGGTCGCCGCGGAACTCGCGCGGCGCGGCATCCCGTTCGTGTTCGCGACGGGTTATGGCGAGCAGCTCGTCCTGCCGGATGAGCTGGAGGATCGGTCGGTGCTGCAGAAGCCGTACACCGCACTCAACATGCGCCGGATGCTCGCCGATGCGTTGGGAACGGCGAAGGCTTAA